The stretch of DNA GAAGCATCTTTGACGATCCCATGTCCTGGAGGCTAAGCTTAAGGGCTAGTTCGAAATAGGTAGGCAGCCAGTTCATGATAACATACAAGGCATAGTGGAAGGTGAAGTTGTTCACGACAATTGCCCAAACAGGTAGACTGAAGATAATCCTTCGCCATGGTATCTTTACAGTGCGAGGTGCAACAACCCCTACTGATTGCGCCTTAATCTTCTCCCGAGATGCTACTTTTGGCATTGCCACTTTTGGAAGGTCAGTGCGAGGTGGCTCACTGGAGAACTTCAACCATATTACAGACCATGCTACTCCAAGTACTGCTTCGACTAAACATACAGATTGGGGTCCCATGTGCTTCACCAGACTTGGAAAAAACAACATGCCACAAGCTGCCCCGAGGTACATCCCTGAGGTTGTTAATGACACTGAGCGAGAGCGCTCCTGCGGTGGCACCCATTGTGCCAGGACTGTGTGAATGGCAGGAAATATGAAACCTTGTGCTACACCAACAAAAAGGCGAGAAAGGACCAGAATGACTGCTCTGTTGGGGTCCAGTGGAATTAGACCGCATATCAAGGACCACAACAGGAATGACAGCAGCAGAACACGTCTCCCTCCCAATCTCTGAGCTGCCCATCCACCAGGAATTTGTGACAAAACATAACCATAATAGAACATGGAGAGTATCAGGCCCTTGTTTGCTTGATTCACGTTGATTGCATCAGCTGCTACGGTGTACGCAATCGAGAAACCCACACGCTCAACGTAACAAACATTTGTGCAGATGAATGTCAGCAATACTATGACATAACGCTTTGGGATCTTCATTCTCGCCATCACTAATTGGAGATGAACCACAAAGTGTTGTAGCAGTCTTAATCAGGGCGCCACTTGTTGACCTCCCACGAATATTTACCAGGGTTTACCATAAATCTGTCATTCTTCCTTCCATCTCTAGTGGTACTAAGATCTGAAACAGACAAAATATTGATCATTCACTGGTATGAAACACTATGGGCTTCTTCAGCTGTGCTTCATATATCCATAGCAGTTTACTGATCTCATAAGCAATTTAACAGAGACAAAGCACTATATGGTGCACATTAACTCAAGCGACCTGCTCAATGGAGATGGAAAAACCAACACCGCTCAGTTAGATCTTAGATGGATCAAGGCATGGATATTACATTTACCATTATGCAATGTGAGAAAAAAAATTAGTCCTACACTATCAACTATTCTTGAAATGCAAACTGCAATATGCAGGACACATGGTTTACATTGTCACAACCTTTACATTCCAAGAATTCCAAGATACTCGGAATTTTTTGCACCGTTTGTGAAGGAAACATACtaattactactccctccgtcccaaaattcttgtcttagatttgtcttgATACAGA from Triticum urartu cultivar G1812 chromosome 3, Tu2.1, whole genome shotgun sequence encodes:
- the LOC125545975 gene encoding probable anion transporter 7, coding for MARMKIPKRYVIVLLTFICTNVCYVERVGFSIAYTVAADAINVNQANKGLILSMFYYGYVLSQIPGGWAAQRLGGRRVLLLSFLLWSLICGLIPLDPNRAVILVLSRLFVGVAQGFIFPAIHTVLAQWVPPQERSRSVSLTTSGMYLGAACGMLFFPSLVKHMGPQSVCLVEAVLGVAWSVIWLKFSSEPPRTDLPKVAMPKVASREKIKAQSVGVVAPRTVKIPWRRIIFSLPVWAIVVNNFTFHYALYVIMNWLPTYFELALKLSLQDMGSSKMLPYFNMFIFSNIGGVVADHLITKRILSVTKTRKLLNTIGFVVSAVALMALPSFGTPSGTVICSSVSLGFLALGRAGFAVNHMDVAPKFAGIVMGVSNTAGTLAGIVGVGLTGNILEAAKASNMDLTNSETWKTVFFVPAYLCIFSSVIFLVFSTGEKIFE